A stretch of Arachis hypogaea cultivar Tifrunner chromosome 15, arahy.Tifrunner.gnm2.J5K5, whole genome shotgun sequence DNA encodes these proteins:
- the LOC112748522 gene encoding soyasapogenol B glucuronide galactosyltransferase yields the protein MPNKAILYSQSIAMEKENHDLRAIFVPFLSTSHIIPLVDMARLFAMHGVDVTILTTSHNATIFQKSIDLDSARGRPIRTHSLKFPASMVGLPAGVEAFNVDAGKDMLPKIFMGLAILQPEMESLFQQLNADFIVTDMFYPWSVDAAAKLGIPRIMFHGASYLARSALHSVQHYKPYLKVDSDSEKFVLPDLPHELEMTRLQIPEWVRTPNLYTELMRTIAESEKRSYGSLFNSFYELESDYYVHYKKVMGTKSWGLGPVSLWANQDASDKAARGQTKPESQEEEGWLKWLNTKPENSVLYVSFGSMNKFPNSQLVEIGHALEGSGHNFIWVVRKNEEEGGGSFLEEFEKRVRKSGKGYLIWGWAPQLLILENAAIGGLVTHCGWNTVVESVNAGLPMVTWPLFAEHFFNEKLVVDVLRIGVPVGVKEWRNWNEFGSQVVSREDIGKAIASLMGGGEEDEEMRRRAKKLSVEAKKAIKVGGSSHNNILELIQDLHSLKLSKAQQHNNP from the coding sequence ATGCCAAATAAAGCAATATTGTATTCACAATCTATAGCTATGGAAAAGGAAAATCATGACCTACGGGcaatttttgttcctttcctctCAACAAGTCACATCATCCCCCTCGTTGATATGGCCAGGCTCTTCGCCATGCACGGCGTCGACGTCACCATTCTCACCACCTCACACAACGCCACCATCTTCCAGAAATCCATTGACCTTGACTCCGCTCGTGGAAGACCCATTAGAACTCACTCCTTAAAGTTCCCTGCTTCCATGGTGGGCCTCCCCGCCGGCGTTGAAGCCTTCAACGTCGACGCCGGTAAGGACATGCTCCCCAAGATCTTCATGGGCCTCGCCATCCTCCAACCGGAGATGGAGAGCCTCTTCCAGCAACTCAATGCTGATTTCATTGTCACCGACATGTTCTACCCTTGGAGTGTTGATGCCGCCGCAAAGCTTGGGATTCCCAGGATCATGTTTCATGGAGCTAGTTACCTTGCTAGATCTGCACTGCACTCTGTTCAACACTATAAACCCTACCTCAAGGTTGATTCGGACTCTGAAAAGTTTGTGCTACCTGATTTGCCGCATGAATTGGAGATGACGCGTTTGCAGATACCAGAATGGGTTAGAACACCGAATCTCTACACGGAGTTGATGAGGACTATCGCAGAGTCAGAGAAGAGAAGCTATGGCTCCCTCTTCAATAGCTTCTACGAGCTCGAAAGCGATTACTATGTGCATTACAAGAAGGTGATGGGCACCAAGAGTTGGGGGTTAGGCCCTGTTTCATTGTGGGCCAACCAAGATGCTTCGGATAAAGCAGCAAGAGGTCAAACAAAACCAGAATCTCAAGAAGAAGAAGGGTGGCTCAAATGGCTGAACACGAAGCCCGAGAATTCAGTTCTGTACGTGAGTTTTGGGAGCATGAATAAGTTCCCTAACTCTCAGCTCGTTGAGATTGGGCATGCATTAGAAGGTTCGGGGCATAACTTCATCTGGGTGGTTAGAAAGAACGAAGAAGAAGGAGGTGGTAGTTTTCTTGAAGAGTTTGAGAAGAGAGTGAGGAAAAGCGGGAAAGGGTATCTGATATGGGGTTGGGCACCGCAGCTTCTGATATTGGAGAATGCGGCGATCGGAGGGTTGGTGACACACTGCGGGTGGAACACGGTGGTGGAGAGCGTGAACGCGGGGCTGCCGATGGTGACGTGGCCGCTGTTTGCAGAGCATTTCTTCAATGAGAAGCTGGTGGTGGATGTGCTGAGGATTGGGGTTCCGGTGGGTGTGAAAGAGTGGAGGAACTGGAATGAGTTTGGGAGCCAAGTTGTGAGTAGGGAAGACATTGGAAAAGCCATAGCTTCTTTGATGGGTGGcggagaagaagatgaagagatgAGGAGAAGAGCGAAAAAGCTGAGTGTTGAAGCGAAGAAGGCTATTAAGGTTGGTGGTTCTTCACACAACAACATTCTTGAATTGATTCAGGACCTCCACTCTCTCAAACTCTCCAAGGCTCAACAACACAACAACCCTTGA